A portion of the Francisella uliginis genome contains these proteins:
- the aroA gene encoding 3-phosphoshikimate 1-carboxyvinyltransferase: protein MKDFIPRIESKITQDVYLDGSKSISNRSLIIAAMANGETKFENLPNSADVLACVAALKELGCEIEHNQDTKTLSIFGCNREFQNKNAKIFCNESGTLTRFIIPMCAVQKSGDYYVYAKQRMMERPLADQLKPLENLGMKAEYHEKTHAMPMTINANSLEGGSIEVDGKKSSQFASGLLMAAPFMQQGLALNSITDHKQPYLDMTTKVMAEFGIDVDIENNIYKTKKSNYTSPGRYVVEPDVSTASYFWAFAAITGSTIKVMNVTKKSKQGDIKFLDVLEMIGCEVKYYDDGVEVTGSEKLKGINVNMRNFSDTFMTLAAIACFADSDTYISGLSHTRGQESDRVSAMAEGLTKLGIHVETTQDSILISPSRSKFQPAEVDSFNDHRIAMSLALLGLKNDGVVINNSEAVSKTCPDYFDRMKTLVG, encoded by the coding sequence ATGAAGGATTTTATACCTAGAATAGAATCAAAAATAACACAAGATGTTTATTTAGATGGTTCAAAAAGTATCTCGAATAGATCTTTAATTATTGCTGCTATGGCAAATGGTGAAACTAAGTTTGAAAATTTGCCAAATAGTGCAGATGTTTTGGCATGCGTTGCAGCTTTGAAAGAACTAGGATGTGAGATTGAGCATAATCAAGATACTAAAACATTAAGTATTTTTGGCTGTAATAGAGAGTTTCAAAATAAAAATGCTAAGATATTTTGTAATGAATCTGGCACATTAACAAGGTTTATAATTCCTATGTGTGCGGTACAAAAATCTGGTGATTATTATGTTTATGCTAAGCAAAGAATGATGGAAAGACCTTTAGCAGATCAGTTAAAGCCGTTAGAGAATTTAGGAATGAAAGCTGAATATCATGAGAAAACTCACGCTATGCCTATGACTATTAATGCAAACTCTTTAGAAGGAGGTAGTATTGAAGTTGATGGTAAAAAAAGTTCACAGTTTGCATCAGGTTTACTTATGGCAGCACCATTTATGCAACAAGGTTTAGCTTTAAACTCAATTACAGATCATAAGCAACCATATTTAGATATGACTACAAAAGTTATGGCAGAATTTGGTATTGATGTCGATATTGAAAATAATATTTATAAAACTAAGAAGTCTAACTATACTTCACCAGGAAGATATGTAGTAGAACCAGATGTATCAACAGCTTCATATTTTTGGGCATTTGCTGCAATTACAGGATCTACAATAAAGGTAATGAATGTAACTAAAAAGTCCAAGCAAGGAGATATAAAATTTTTAGATGTTCTTGAGATGATTGGCTGTGAAGTTAAGTATTATGATGATGGTGTAGAAGTTACAGGCTCTGAAAAATTAAAAGGAATAAATGTTAATATGCGTAATTTCTCAGATACGTTTATGACTTTAGCAGCAATCGCCTGTTTTGCAGATTCAGATACGTATATTTCAGGGCTTAGCCATACTCGAGGACAAGAGTCTGATAGAGTATCTGCTATGGCAGAAGGACTTACAAAACTTGGCATACATGTTGAAACTACACAAGATAGTATTTTAATATCACCATCTAGAAGTAAATTTCAACCAGCAGAGGTTGATAGTTTTAATGACCATAGGATTGCTATGTCATTAGCTCTTTTAGGATTAAAAAATGATGGTGTTGTTATAAATAATTCAGAAGCGGTTAGTAAGACTTGCCCAGATTACTTTGATAGAATGAAAACTTTAGTAGGTTAA
- the ansA gene encoding asparaginase, producing MENLSHKKILVLYTGGTIGMISTEQGYDVEPGYLTKTVEGIRDFYEYNMPEFKIKEYTNLIDSSNINPKRWVSLALDVIKNYEDYDGFVILHGTDTLAYTASVLSFMLGEIQKPVIVTGSQIPISKIRSDAISNILNSLIFACSDDIKEVCVYFNQRLMRGNRTTKISATDFEAFDSPNYPSLAKVGIDIEVKKRRLWQRSDNYDIPTLETFGVPKIAILSVFPGMDNDILEAVLEPPLQGLILKTYGSGNMMDDPNIHKTLSKADKRGVVIVNCTQCMYGSVKMQTYKAARGLVDAGVVSGYDMTDEAALGKLFYLLSQPGISQQQIKDAFNTSLQGEVTI from the coding sequence ATGGAAAATCTTAGCCATAAGAAGATTCTCGTTTTATACACTGGTGGTACTATTGGTATGATTAGTACAGAGCAAGGGTACGATGTTGAACCAGGATATTTGACAAAAACTGTCGAAGGTATTAGAGATTTTTATGAATACAATATGCCTGAATTTAAGATTAAAGAATATACAAATTTAATAGACTCATCAAATATAAACCCTAAAAGGTGGGTATCTTTAGCTTTAGACGTAATAAAAAATTATGAAGATTATGATGGTTTTGTAATTCTACATGGTACAGATACTTTAGCTTATACAGCTTCAGTATTATCTTTTATGCTTGGGGAGATTCAAAAACCTGTAATTGTTACAGGTTCACAGATTCCAATATCAAAAATAAGGTCTGATGCTATATCAAATATTTTAAATAGTTTGATATTTGCATGTAGTGACGATATTAAAGAAGTTTGTGTTTATTTTAACCAAAGACTTATGCGTGGTAATCGAACTACGAAGATATCGGCTACAGATTTTGAGGCTTTTGACTCTCCGAATTATCCTAGTTTAGCAAAGGTAGGAATTGATATTGAGGTTAAAAAAAGAAGATTATGGCAGAGATCTGATAATTATGATATACCAACATTAGAAACTTTTGGGGTTCCTAAAATAGCAATTCTGAGTGTTTTTCCAGGTATGGATAATGATATATTAGAAGCAGTTCTTGAACCTCCGTTACAGGGGCTAATTTTAAAAACTTATGGTTCTGGTAATATGATGGATGATCCTAATATTCATAAGACATTGTCAAAAGCTGATAAAAGAGGGGTTGTAATAGTCAACTGTACTCAATGTATGTATGGTAGTGTAAAAATGCAAACTTATAAAGCAGCTAGAGGGCTTGTAGATGCTGGAGTTGTATCAGGTTATGATATGACAGATGAAGCAGCATTAGGTAAGCTTTTTTATTTGCTTAGTCAGCCAGGTATTTCTCAGCAGCAAATTAAAGATGCTTTTAATACTTCTTTGCAAGGTGAAGTAACAATCTAG
- a CDS encoding SH3 domain-containing protein, with protein MMYNRNKRFEKGYVMKKIILTISFLVFGASLGLAMSSDKAATDVTKQQQVAKSKCTKNKDHHKLVDIYTDEDTSSKVTGKITLKNQDNYNIFYCKNTGWCEVVNKTDGKTGWIGLDQLKQAQQKYANYMQTKDTVRKLVEYVNVQDQKIAQLHAMMQQMQKQFAVVLQKQQAQINQLNQAYYYQ; from the coding sequence ATAATGTATAATAGAAATAAGAGATTTGAAAAAGGGTATGTCATGAAAAAGATTATTTTGACAATTAGTTTTTTGGTGTTTGGGGCTAGCTTGGGATTAGCTATGTCTAGCGATAAAGCTGCTACTGATGTTACAAAGCAGCAACAAGTAGCCAAGAGCAAATGTACAAAGAACAAAGATCACCATAAACTTGTTGATATTTATACTGATGAAGACACATCTTCAAAGGTTACTGGTAAGATCACACTTAAAAACCAAGATAACTATAATATCTTCTATTGTAAAAATACTGGTTGGTGCGAAGTAGTTAATAAGACTGATGGAAAAACTGGTTGGATAGGTCTAGACCAACTTAAACAGGCGCAACAAAAGTATGCTAATTACATGCAGACAAAAGATACAGTAAGAAAGCTTGTTGAATATGTGAATGTGCAAGATCAGAAAATAGCACAATTACATGCAATGATGCAGCAAATGCAAAAACAGTTTGCTGTTGTGTTGCAAAAGCAACAAGCACAAATCAATCAGTTAAATCAGGCTTATTACTATCAATAG
- a CDS encoding carbonic anhydrase, which translates to MSDIAELIKGNREWAQEIEKTNPGFFETLSKGQSPEYLWIGCSDSRVPANQVCGLIPGEVFVHRNIANVVSLTDLNCLSVLQFAIEVLKVKKIIVCGHYACGGVETVVRDKSYGLIDNWLTSIREIKEQNKKFVEETLAYLKDNEEEYTKKKVDMMCELNALHQALNLCKTTVVSDAWSKKGLDFTVHAAIYGVGDGKLYEIGGGVGSRTEMDAMYAQAIKDIKSRYCQ; encoded by the coding sequence ATGAGTGATATAGCTGAGTTAATAAAAGGTAATAGAGAGTGGGCGCAAGAGATCGAAAAGACTAATCCTGGTTTTTTTGAAACATTATCAAAGGGGCAATCTCCAGAGTATCTTTGGATAGGATGTTCAGATAGTCGTGTACCTGCTAACCAAGTTTGTGGCTTGATCCCTGGTGAAGTGTTTGTTCATCGTAATATTGCAAATGTAGTTTCTCTTACTGACTTAAACTGTCTATCAGTGCTGCAATTTGCTATCGAAGTTCTTAAAGTTAAGAAGATTATTGTATGCGGACACTATGCTTGTGGCGGTGTTGAAACAGTTGTTAGAGATAAAAGTTATGGTCTAATTGATAACTGGCTAACTTCTATTCGTGAAATAAAAGAGCAGAATAAGAAATTTGTTGAAGAAACTTTAGCTTACCTAAAAGATAACGAAGAAGAGTATACAAAGAAAAAGGTTGATATGATGTGTGAGCTTAATGCACTTCATCAAGCTCTTAATTTATGTAAGACTACTGTAGTAAGCGATGCTTGGTCTAAGAAAGGTTTAGACTTTACAGTTCATGCTGCTATCTACGGTGTAGGTGATGGTAAACTTTATGAAATTGGTGGTGGTGTAGGCTCTAGAACTGAGATGGACGCTATGTACGCTCAAGCTATCAAAGATATCAAGTCTAGATATTGTCAGTAA
- a CDS encoding DUF6790 family protein, whose protein sequence is MVTIIISTCLLITPFIIAFLHSSIIYNKHYANVYANYFIASNISLITLINSYAYLVYGDSMSKFQGWIFTPAVFQIGIFQLCLFIFSILALFKNSQFKAACLIFFTIYTILDSLTLFSGSVYNQTVEAVFFINLIAALIAYILYKFLSKI, encoded by the coding sequence ATGGTAACCATTATTATAAGTACTTGTCTACTCATAACACCATTTATAATCGCTTTTTTGCATTCAAGTATTATTTACAACAAACACTATGCTAATGTCTATGCAAATTACTTTATTGCTAGCAATATAAGTCTTATTACTCTCATAAATAGCTATGCTTATTTAGTATATGGAGACAGCATGAGTAAATTTCAAGGATGGATTTTCACTCCGGCTGTTTTTCAGATAGGAATTTTCCAGTTATGCCTATTTATATTCTCAATTTTAGCACTCTTTAAAAATTCTCAATTTAAAGCTGCTTGCTTGATATTTTTCACTATTTATACAATCCTAGACTCTTTAACTCTATTTAGCGGTTCTGTTTATAATCAAACTGTTGAAGCTGTATTTTTCATAAATTTAATTGCTGCTTTGATTGCCTATATTTTATATAAGTTTTTAAGTAAAATTTAA
- a CDS encoding ABC-three component system middle component 7: MLFPNKFIEIEKSIFSKMIIILEKNNGIVEVSDLYTKLKKYFDNVEEFIFTLDLLYALELIDLGDNGDIKYVTRN; this comes from the coding sequence ATGCTGTTTCCAAATAAGTTTATTGAGATTGAAAAGTCTATTTTCTCAAAAATGATAATTATTTTAGAAAAAAATAATGGAATAGTAGAAGTTTCTGATCTCTATACAAAATTAAAGAAATATTTTGATAATGTTGAGGAATTTATTTTTACATTAGATTTACTGTATGCTTTAGAGCTAATCGATTTAGGAGATAATGGAGATATAAAATATGTTACTAGAAATTAG
- the rnhA gene encoding ribonuclease HI has protein sequence MGIFTKKNNVIAYTDGACKGNPGVGGWGAILSYNGVEKEIYGAEKETTNNRMELLAAIKTLETLKRKCDITIFTDSKYLQNGINQWLANWKANGWKTAAKKEVKNKDLWQELDNLSQVHNITWSWVKGHSGNQGNEKADELANKAISELMEKK, from the coding sequence ATGGGGATATTCACAAAGAAAAATAATGTTATAGCTTATACTGATGGAGCTTGTAAAGGTAATCCTGGAGTAGGAGGTTGGGGAGCTATACTTAGTTATAATGGTGTAGAAAAAGAAATATATGGCGCTGAAAAAGAAACTACTAACAATAGAATGGAGCTTTTAGCTGCTATTAAGACATTAGAAACTTTAAAGAGAAAATGCGATATCACTATTTTTACTGATTCTAAGTACTTACAAAATGGTATTAACCAATGGTTAGCAAATTGGAAAGCTAATGGTTGGAAGACAGCTGCTAAGAAGGAAGTGAAAAATAAAGATTTATGGCAGGAGCTTGATAATCTAAGCCAAGTCCATAATATTACTTGGAGTTGGGTTAAAGGCCATAGTGGTAACCAAGGTAATGAAAAAGCAGATGAGCTTGCAAATAAAGCTATTTCTGAATTAATGGAGAAAAAATAA
- a CDS encoding ABC-three component system protein, giving the protein MSNNRKKFSKNIVSHLLAEVDSKCPLCNKPLIEKKENGQFVKVSADIAHIYPLNPTKEDIELLRNEEKLFSDDPNDVNNLIYLCKNNHNDFDRVKTLEKYRALVSLKKKLIKKHELRKDLYTCNIENELREIFKNIESINDLQGVELNYDVSKVESKLKGEKIIFINDIKNYVNQYFNIVRKILRNFGDSGDIIASQIKILYLKAKKYDDEKEKIYQIILEHLKSLNPNQSEVVIRIVIAFFIQNCEVFDAVSK; this is encoded by the coding sequence GTGAGTAATAATAGAAAAAAATTCTCTAAAAATATAGTTTCGCATTTACTGGCAGAAGTTGATTCAAAGTGTCCTCTATGTAATAAACCATTGATAGAAAAGAAAGAAAATGGCCAGTTTGTAAAAGTCAGTGCTGATATTGCTCATATATACCCACTTAATCCTACAAAAGAAGATATAGAACTATTACGGAACGAAGAAAAATTATTTTCTGATGATCCTAATGATGTAAATAACTTAATTTATTTGTGTAAAAATAACCATAATGATTTTGATAGAGTTAAGACTTTAGAAAAATATAGGGCATTAGTTTCTTTAAAAAAGAAATTAATCAAAAAACATGAACTGCGAAAAGATTTATATACTTGTAACATTGAAAATGAGTTAAGAGAGATCTTTAAAAATATTGAAAGCATTAATGATCTTCAAGGGGTAGAGTTAAATTATGATGTCTCGAAGGTTGAGAGCAAATTAAAGGGTGAAAAGATTATTTTTATTAATGATATTAAAAATTATGTAAATCAGTACTTTAATATAGTAAGAAAAATATTGCGAAATTTTGGAGATAGTGGAGATATTATAGCTTCCCAAATTAAAATTCTATATCTAAAAGCTAAAAAATATGATGATGAAAAAGAAAAAATCTATCAAATAATATTGGAGCATTTAAAATCATTAAATCCTAATCAAAGTGAAGTAGTTATTAGAATTGTTATTGCTTTTTTTATTCAAAATTGTGAGGTTTTTGATGCTGTTTCCAAATAA
- the clpP gene encoding ATP-dependent Clp endopeptidase proteolytic subunit ClpP, with protein sequence MITNNLVPTVVEKTAGGERAFDIYSRLLKERIVFLNGEVNDQSANLVIAQLLFLESEDPDKDIYFYINSPGGMVTAGMGVYDTMQFIKPNVNTICIGLAASMGSLLLAGGTKGKRYSLPSSQIMIHQPLGGFKGQASDIEIHAKNILRIKERLNKVLAHHTGQDLETIVRDTDRDNFMMADEAKEYGLIDHVIESRDAIIK encoded by the coding sequence ATGATAACTAATAATTTAGTTCCTACTGTTGTTGAGAAAACAGCTGGCGGTGAGAGAGCTTTTGATATTTACTCAAGGCTATTAAAAGAGCGTATAGTTTTTTTGAATGGTGAAGTAAATGATCAATCAGCTAATCTAGTTATTGCGCAGCTGTTATTTCTAGAATCAGAAGATCCTGATAAAGATATTTATTTTTATATAAATTCTCCAGGAGGAATGGTTACAGCAGGTATGGGTGTTTATGATACTATGCAGTTTATTAAGCCAAATGTTAATACTATTTGTATTGGTTTAGCTGCTAGTATGGGCTCACTCTTATTAGCTGGTGGTACAAAAGGTAAAAGATATAGTTTACCAAGTTCACAGATTATGATTCATCAGCCTTTAGGTGGTTTTAAAGGTCAGGCATCTGATATTGAAATTCATGCTAAAAATATCTTACGTATCAAAGAAAGATTAAATAAGGTGTTAGCACATCATACAGGTCAGGATCTTGAAACTATTGTTAGAGATACTGATAGAGATAACTTTATGATGGCAGATGAAGCAAAAGAATATGGTCTAATAGATCATGTTATTGAATCTCGTGATGCAATAATAAAATAA
- the rpoH gene encoding RNA polymerase sigma factor RpoH, producing MSKKKLLPATKPKTLPVVSDNNLNSYLNFVNNLPILTLEEEQELAKRYKYKKDLDAAQQLVLSHLRFVTKIAKNFSGYGLSVADIIQEGNIGLMKAVSKFDPEQGVRLVSFAVHWIKAEMHDYVLKNWKIVKVATTKSQRKLFFNLRSSKNKVGWLSQEDIKQLAEELDVKEETVIEMEKRMCQGDASLDLPYKDDEGEQTGQQSLYLEDKSSNVEHQVVEQDYYDNFKAVVKDVLSGFDTRTKDIIMSRYLLDKKATLQDLAAKYKISAERVRQIEEEALAKLKKAIKNRS from the coding sequence ATGTCTAAAAAAAAGTTATTACCAGCTACAAAACCCAAAACATTACCTGTAGTATCTGATAATAATCTTAATTCTTATCTTAACTTTGTTAATAATTTACCGATTCTAACTTTAGAAGAAGAGCAGGAATTAGCTAAGCGTTATAAATATAAAAAAGATTTAGATGCAGCTCAGCAGCTAGTTTTATCTCACTTAAGGTTTGTAACAAAGATTGCTAAAAATTTTTCAGGCTATGGCTTGTCAGTAGCAGATATTATTCAAGAAGGTAATATCGGTCTTATGAAAGCTGTAAGTAAATTTGATCCAGAGCAGGGTGTTAGATTAGTGTCTTTTGCAGTTCATTGGATTAAAGCAGAAATGCATGACTATGTGCTAAAGAATTGGAAGATTGTAAAAGTAGCTACAACAAAGTCGCAACGAAAACTCTTTTTTAACCTTAGAAGTTCTAAGAATAAAGTTGGCTGGTTAAGTCAAGAAGATATAAAGCAATTAGCTGAAGAGCTTGATGTAAAAGAAGAGACAGTTATTGAGATGGAGAAAAGAATGTGTCAAGGTGATGCCAGCCTTGATCTTCCCTATAAAGATGATGAAGGCGAACAAACTGGCCAACAGAGCTTATATCTTGAAGATAAATCATCAAATGTTGAGCATCAAGTAGTAGAACAAGATTATTATGATAACTTTAAAGCTGTAGTAAAAGATGTTTTAAGTGGGTTTGATACACGTACTAAAGATATTATTATGTCACGCTATCTACTTGATAAGAAAGCTACTTTACAAGATTTAGCTGCAAAATATAAAATCTCTGCGGAAAGAGTCCGTCAAATAGAAGAAGAAGCCTTAGCTAAACTGAAGAAAGCTATCAAAAATAGAAGTTAG
- the tig gene encoding trigger factor: protein MQVTVEKKEGINCSLLIEVPANEVDTEVNKRVNQTAKTIKMDGFRPGKVPAGMVKKKYGEQIRMEVISDVIPQKYSKAIQDEKLAVAGIEVDLKENKEGEPLKFVANLELFPEFEVSGFEKIEVQKPTVELGDNEVKQMIENLRKQLATFKEVERAVEKDDKVVIDFVGKKDGEVFEGGTANDQELVIGSGQMIPGFEDGIIGMNKDEQKTITVTFPEEYQNKDLAGQEATFDITVKKIQQAELPEVDEEFVKKFGVKGGVDTFEDEIKENMQRELKFILQRKVKEQVFKGLREIAEFETPKALIKREIDAAKENLVKQMGGAQGFDVNQLPDNLFEDNAKQKVETSLVLDSVMRSQKFEATDEEVDSLLDEMVQAYEEPEKTKQEIKKNEKEIANLKALVIENKLTDWVLDQAQVSEKEEDFFEIIKENMQAQQAGM from the coding sequence ATGCAAGTTACTGTAGAGAAGAAAGAAGGGATTAATTGCTCATTACTAATTGAAGTTCCAGCAAATGAAGTTGATACTGAAGTAAATAAAAGAGTTAATCAAACTGCAAAAACTATCAAGATGGATGGTTTTAGACCAGGTAAAGTACCAGCTGGTATGGTTAAGAAAAAATATGGTGAGCAAATCCGTATGGAAGTTATCTCTGATGTAATTCCTCAGAAATATTCAAAAGCAATCCAAGATGAAAAACTAGCAGTTGCAGGTATCGAAGTTGATCTTAAAGAAAACAAAGAAGGTGAACCTCTTAAATTTGTAGCAAATCTTGAGCTTTTCCCAGAGTTTGAAGTTTCTGGTTTTGAAAAGATTGAAGTTCAAAAACCAACAGTTGAACTTGGTGATAACGAAGTTAAGCAAATGATCGAGAACTTAAGAAAGCAGTTAGCAACTTTTAAAGAAGTAGAAAGAGCTGTTGAGAAAGATGATAAAGTAGTTATTGATTTCGTTGGTAAGAAAGATGGTGAAGTTTTCGAAGGTGGTACAGCAAATGATCAAGAACTTGTAATTGGTTCTGGTCAAATGATTCCAGGTTTTGAAGATGGTATCATCGGTATGAACAAAGATGAGCAAAAAACTATCACTGTAACATTCCCTGAAGAATATCAAAATAAAGATCTTGCAGGACAAGAGGCTACTTTTGATATTACAGTTAAGAAAATCCAACAAGCTGAATTACCAGAAGTTGACGAAGAATTCGTTAAGAAATTTGGCGTAAAAGGTGGTGTGGATACTTTTGAAGATGAGATCAAAGAAAACATGCAACGTGAACTTAAGTTCATTTTACAAAGAAAAGTAAAAGAGCAAGTATTCAAAGGTTTAAGAGAGATTGCTGAATTTGAAACTCCAAAAGCTCTGATCAAAAGAGAAATTGATGCTGCTAAGGAAAACTTAGTTAAACAAATGGGTGGTGCTCAAGGCTTTGATGTTAATCAATTACCTGATAACTTATTTGAAGATAATGCTAAGCAAAAAGTTGAGACTAGTTTAGTACTTGATAGTGTTATGAGATCACAAAAATTTGAAGCTACAGATGAAGAAGTTGATAGCTTATTAGATGAGATGGTTCAAGCTTATGAAGAGCCAGAAAAAACTAAGCAAGAAATCAAGAAAAATGAAAAAGAAATCGCTAATTTGAAAGCTTTAGTTATTGAAAACAAACTTACTGATTGGGTACTAGATCAAGCTCAAGTTTCAGAAAAAGAAGAAGATTTCTTTGAAATTATAAAAGAAAATATGCAAGCTCAACAAGCTGGAATGTAA
- a CDS encoding DUF2326 domain-containing protein, with protein MLLEIRSNIFRKKVIEFHEGLNVVLGDNQATNSIGKTNLLLIIDFIFGGNSYISHSKDVIKNLGEHEFYFSFSFDKKYFFKRGTLDSKKISQCNELYEHQETISLDDFCKFLQEKYHIAYKGSTFRDLVSCFIRIWGKSEDNTKEPLRANAKETNKASVDRVIKLFDKYGDILHLSEEEKNTKSEKDTIKNMYNFDFAKKLTKKSYEKNLKNIGLLEKQIKEIQQSISIASEHEKLSEENLLLISELNKLKNQRFQLERNVERLNFNLSNDFKLGRKTYENIEKYFPSINKSKLARVDTFHKKLAKILRKNIKEDIDASSQVLLDIEKSIIDINDKIKDIDDANNPLFLVLAEKIKEKDLLEKQNETFNKDNKLKEDLENLKLKLIKERNKVCPKIQDAINEKMQKISRRIYGKDNSPSFEIDENKYFFEKSWDTGTGTAYTDLISFDLTILSLTNLPILVHDLPVFKHIEPKRVEKVVEEYNSYSKQIFIALDETSKYVSINDILETKKVIELSEEETLFTIVWSSKK; from the coding sequence ATGTTACTAGAAATTAGGAGTAATATTTTTAGGAAAAAAGTTATTGAATTTCATGAAGGCTTAAATGTTGTATTAGGAGATAACCAAGCGACTAATTCTATTGGGAAAACTAATCTTCTTTTAATAATAGATTTTATTTTTGGAGGTAATAGCTATATTTCTCATAGTAAAGATGTTATTAAAAATTTAGGAGAGCATGAATTCTATTTCTCATTTTCTTTTGATAAAAAGTACTTTTTTAAAAGAGGTACTTTAGATTCCAAAAAAATTTCTCAATGTAATGAGTTGTATGAGCATCAAGAAACTATAAGTCTTGATGATTTTTGTAAATTTTTGCAAGAAAAATATCATATAGCATATAAAGGCAGTACGTTCAGAGATCTAGTTTCGTGTTTTATAAGAATATGGGGTAAATCTGAAGATAATACGAAAGAGCCACTCAGAGCTAACGCAAAAGAAACTAATAAAGCCTCTGTAGATAGGGTCATAAAACTTTTTGATAAATATGGAGATATACTTCATTTAAGTGAAGAAGAAAAAAATACAAAATCAGAAAAAGACACAATAAAAAATATGTATAATTTTGATTTTGCAAAGAAATTAACGAAAAAAAGTTATGAGAAAAACTTAAAAAACATAGGTCTTTTAGAGAAGCAAATCAAGGAAATTCAGCAAAGCATTAGTATAGCAAGTGAACATGAAAAGTTGAGTGAAGAAAATTTGTTATTAATATCGGAACTTAATAAATTAAAAAATCAAAGATTTCAGCTAGAGAGAAATGTTGAAAGGTTAAATTTTAATTTATCAAATGACTTTAAATTAGGTAGGAAAACTTATGAAAATATTGAAAAATATTTTCCTTCAATAAATAAATCTAAATTAGCTAGAGTAGATACATTCCATAAAAAGCTAGCAAAAATATTAAGAAAAAATATAAAAGAAGATATTGATGCTTCTTCTCAAGTTTTATTAGATATTGAAAAAAGTATCATAGATATTAATGATAAAATAAAAGATATAGATGATGCTAATAATCCCTTATTTTTAGTGTTAGCAGAAAAAATAAAAGAAAAAGATTTGCTAGAAAAACAAAATGAAACTTTTAACAAAGATAATAAGTTGAAAGAAGATCTTGAAAATCTTAAGTTAAAGTTAATTAAAGAAAGGAATAAAGTATGTCCTAAAATTCAGGATGCAATAAATGAGAAAATGCAAAAGATAAGCAGAAGAATTTATGGGAAAGATAATAGCCCTAGTTTTGAAATTGATGAAAATAAATATTTTTTTGAAAAAAGTTGGGATACAGGGACAGGAACTGCTTATACTGACTTAATATCATTTGATTTAACTATTTTAAGTCTAACTAATTTACCTATTTTAGTTCATGATTTACCTGTTTTTAAACATATAGAGCCTAAAAGAGTTGAAAAAGTTGTAGAAGAATATAATAGCTATAGCAAGCAAATATTTATAGCTCTTGATGAAACATCTAAATATGTTTCTATAAATGATATTTTAGAAACTAAAAAAGTTATTGAGTTAAGTGAAGAAGAAACATTATTTACAATAGTATGGTCATCAAAAAAATAA
- a CDS encoding zinc ribbon domain-containing protein produces MQKKNCECCFMPLSKDKIDSGSNTYCSNCFQNNQLLAENMSLKEFQKYAYIQMQKDGKNKIISSVFSWMIKFSPYWKTQK; encoded by the coding sequence ATGCAAAAGAAAAATTGTGAGTGTTGTTTCATGCCATTATCAAAAGATAAAATAGATAGTGGTTCAAACACCTATTGTAGTAATTGTTTTCAAAATAATCAGCTTTTAGCTGAAAATATGTCCTTAAAAGAGTTCCAGAAGTACGCCTATATTCAAATGCAAAAAGATGGTAAAAATAAAATAATCAGTTCTGTTTTTTCTTGGATGATTAAGTTTTCTCCGTACTGGAAAACACAAAAATAA